From the genome of Symphalangus syndactylus isolate Jambi chromosome 7, NHGRI_mSymSyn1-v2.1_pri, whole genome shotgun sequence, one region includes:
- the SPINK1 gene encoding serine protease inhibitor Kazal-type 1 gives MKVTGIFLLSALALLSLSGNTGADSLGREAKCYNELNGCTKIYDPVCGTDGNTYPNECVLCFENQKRQTSILIQKSGPC, from the exons ATGAAGGTAACAGGCATCTTTCTTCTCAGTGCCTTGGCCCTGTTGAGTCTATCTG GTAACACTGGAGCTGACTCCCTGGGAAGAGAG gCCAAATGTTACAATGAACTTAATGGATGCACCAAGATATATGACCCTGTCTGTGGAACTGATGGAAATACTTATCCCAATGAATGCGTGCTATGTTTTGAAAATCA GAAGCGCCAGACTTCTATCCTCATTCAGAAATCTGGGCCTTGCTGA